A DNA window from Procambarus clarkii isolate CNS0578487 chromosome 3, FALCON_Pclarkii_2.0, whole genome shotgun sequence contains the following coding sequences:
- the LOC138368563 gene encoding uncharacterized protein, with product MDHSPTPVDHSPTHVDHSPTPVDHSPTHMDHSPTPVDHSPTHVDHSPTHVDHSPDHVDHSPDHVDHSPAHVDHSPTHMDHSPTPVDHAPTHVDHSPTHVDHSPTHVDHSPTPVDHSPTHVDHSPTPVDHSPAPVDHSPTPVDHSPTPVDHSPTPVDHSPTPVDHSPAHMDHSPAHMDHSPAHMDHSPAHMDHSPAHMDHSPAHMDHSPTHVDHSPAHMDHSPTHVDHSPAHMDHSPAHVDHSPAHVDHSPAHVDHSPAHVDHSPAHMDHSPAHMDHSPAHVDHSPAHVDHSPAHMDHSPAHVDHSPAHVDHSPAHMDHSPAPVDHSPAHMDHSPAHMDHSPAHMDHSPTHVDHSPAHMDHSPDHVDHSPAHMDHSPAHMDHSPAHMDHSPAHMDHSPTHVDHSPAHMDHSPTHMDHSPDHVDHSPAHMDHSPAHMDHSPTHMDHSPDHVDHSPAHMDHSPDHVDHSPAHMDHSPAHMDHSPTHMDHSPAHMDHSPAHMDHSPDHVDHSPAHMDHSPAHMDHSPDHMDHSPTHMDHSPDHVDHSPAHEDHSPTHMDHSPAHMDHSPAHMDHSPDHVDHSPAHMDHSPAHMDHSPTHMDHSPAHMDHSPTHMDHSPDHVDHSPAHMDHSPTHVDHSPAHVDHSPAHVDHSPAHVDHSPAHMDHSPDHVDIQEKRLRNVKIFLISMIFSTKHNARKLA from the coding sequence ATGGACCACTCTCCCACCCCCGTGGACCACTCTCCCACCCACGTGGACCACTCTCCCACCCCCGTGGACCACTCTCCCACCCACATGGACCACTCTCCCACCCCCGTGGACCACTCTCCCACCCACGTGGACCACTCTCCCACCCACGTGGACCACTCTCCCGACCACGTGGACCACTCTCCCGACCACGTGGACCACTCCCCCGCCCACGTGGACCACTCTCCCACCCACATGGACCACTCTCCCACCCCCGTGGACCACGCTCCCACCCACGTGGACCACTCTCCCACCCACGTGGACCACTCTCCCACCCACGTGGACCACTCTCCCACCCCCGTGGACCACTCTCCCACCCACGTGGACCACTCTCCCACCCCCGTGGACCACTCTCCCGCCCCCGTGGACCACTCTCCCACCCCCGTGGACCACTCTCCCACCCCCGTGGACCACTCTCCCACCCCCGTGGACCACTCTCCCACCCCCGTGGACCACTCCCCCGCCCACATGGACCACTCCCCCGCCCACATGGACCACTCCCCCGCCCACATGGACCACTCCCCCGCCCACATGGACCACTCCCCCGCCCACATGGACCACTCCCCCGCCCACATGGACCACTCTCCCACCCACGTGGACCACTCCCCCGCCCACATGGACCACTCTCCCACCCACGTGGACCACTCCCCCGCCCACATGGACCACTCCCCCGCCCACGTGGACCACTCCCCCGCCCACGTGGACCACTCCCCCGCCCACGTGGACCACTCCCCCGCCCACGTGGACCACTCCCCCGCCCACATGGACCACTCCCCCGCCCACATGGACCACTCCCCCGCCCACGTGGACCACTCCCCCGCCCACGTGGACCACTCCCCCGCCCACATGGACCACTCCCCCGCCCACGTGGACCACTCCCCCGCCCACGTGGACCACTCCCCCGCCCACATGGACCACTCCCCCGCCCCCGTGGACCACTCCCCCGCCCACATGGACCACTCCCCCGCCCACATGGACCACTCCCCCGCCCACATGGACCACTCTCCCACCCACGTGGACCACTCCCCCGCCCACATGGACCACTCCCCCGACCACGTGGACCACTCCCCCGCCCACATGGACCACTCCCCCGCCCACATGGACCACTCCCCCGCCCACATGGACCACTCCCCCGCCCACATGGACCACTCTCCCACCCACGTGGACCACTCCCCCGCCCACATGGACCACTCCCCCACCCACATGGACCACTCCCCCGACCACGTGGACCACTCCCCCGCCCACATGGACCACTCCCCCGCCCACATGGACCACTCCCCCACCCACATGGACCACTCCCCCGACCACGTGGACCACTCCCCCGCCCACATGGACCACTCCCCCGACCACGTGGACCACTCCCCCGCCCACATGGACCACTCCCCCGCCCACATGGACCACTCCCCCACCCACATGGACCACTCCCCCGCCCACATGGACCACTCCCCCGCCCACATGGACCACTCCCCCGACCACGTGGACCACTCCCCCGCCCACATGGACCACTCCCCCGCCCACATGGACCACTCCCCCGACCACATGGACCACTCCCCCACCCACATGGACCACTCCCCCGACCACGTGGACCACTCTCCCGCCCACGAGGACCACTCTCCCACCCACATGGACCACTCCCCCGCCCACATGGACCACTCCCCCGCCCACATGGACCACTCCCCCGACCACGTGGACCACTCCCCCGCCCACATGGACCACTCCCCCGCCCACATGGACCACTCCCCCACCCACATGGACCACTCCCCCGCCCACATGGACCACTCCCCCACCCACATGGACCACTCCCCCGACCACGTGGACCACTCCCCCGCTCACATGGACCACTCTCCCACCCACGTGGACCACTCCCCCGCCCACGTGGACCACTCCCCCGCCCACGTGGACCACTCCCCCGCCCACGTGGACCACTCCCCCGCCCACATGGACCACTCCCCCGACCACGTGGACATACAGGAAAAAAGgttgagaaacgtcaaaatatttctaatttcgatgatttttagtacaaaacataatgcacgaaaacttgcttaa